A stretch of Geomonas oryzisoli DNA encodes these proteins:
- a CDS encoding response regulator, which yields MRILIAEDDPTIRQMMVTLLRRLDHDCEGVDNGRKAVEMWEQDGFDFIFMDVQMPIMDGLSATRTIREREAARGGHVPIIALTAHAMEEDKQQCLAAGMDDYLSKPIDLDLLFSLLEKDYPPRS from the coding sequence ATGCGGATACTGATAGCGGAAGATGACCCTACTATTCGTCAAATGATGGTCACCCTGCTGAGGCGGCTGGACCACGATTGCGAAGGTGTCGACAACGGGCGCAAGGCCGTGGAAATGTGGGAGCAGGACGGATTCGATTTCATTTTCATGGATGTTCAGATGCCGATCATGGACGGCCTGAGCGCAACCAGGACCATCAGGGAGAGAGAAGCCGCAAGGGGAGGGCACGTGCCGATCATCGCCCTCACTGCACATGCGATGGAGGAAGACAAGCAGCAGTGCCTCGCTGCGGGCATGGATGACTACCTTTCCAAACCGATTGACCTCGATTTACTGTTTTCCCTGCTGGAAAAGGATTACCCGCCGCGAAGCTGA
- a CDS encoding ATP-binding protein codes for MSKDDWFVQSGRSLTNYHRFQEQIFAEQVDQLYRLAPFGMFAATINAVLVFFVLKDVMRLSYLTTWLVLVILVTALRFVLTLRYLKGSRDPALAQRWANRFLVGLVVVGICWGGIGVLPYEHGVLAHQVFVAFVLGGMAAGASTTFATVRHAYSAFAVPTLVPLAVHFILINDAFHLVMAVMVLVFCLLLWRISVHNYELNRTSLLFKYENREVIETLERSKERVDHLNAQLMAEIGARVVAEEELRAQQEQLEQEVEERTAALRESNELLLNEIEERKQYEAALLETGKRLAVAQQNAEAANRAKTEFLANMSHEMRTPLAGALGMMKLVLDMEIGAEERNLLEMAKRSADSLVRIISDVLDFSRLEAGKMTFEHKPFALTAVVKSAVEVVSLVAEEKRLRLSWEVDRMLPEVLTGDEGRVRQVLVNLLGNALKFTEQGEIEVKVGPAGQGEEGIILFSVRDTGIGIPDDQLERIFGRFTQVDSSLTRQHGGTGLGLALTRQIVEKLGGRIWAESREGAGSTFYFTLPLTAAVDGPSAEDVVPS; via the coding sequence ATGAGTAAGGACGACTGGTTCGTTCAATCTGGCCGCAGCTTGACGAACTACCATCGTTTTCAGGAGCAGATCTTTGCGGAACAGGTGGATCAACTGTATCGGCTTGCTCCATTTGGGATGTTCGCAGCGACCATCAATGCGGTACTGGTATTTTTCGTGCTGAAGGACGTGATGCGGTTGAGTTATCTGACCACCTGGCTGGTGCTCGTGATTCTGGTGACCGCGTTGCGCTTTGTGCTTACCCTCCGCTATCTGAAAGGCAGCCGCGACCCGGCACTGGCTCAACGGTGGGCCAACAGGTTCCTGGTCGGCCTGGTAGTGGTCGGCATATGCTGGGGGGGGATCGGGGTTCTTCCCTATGAGCACGGTGTGCTGGCACACCAGGTGTTCGTCGCTTTCGTGTTGGGCGGCATGGCTGCGGGAGCGTCCACCACCTTCGCCACGGTCAGGCATGCCTATTCAGCTTTCGCCGTTCCGACGCTGGTGCCGCTCGCAGTGCACTTCATCCTGATCAACGATGCCTTTCACCTGGTCATGGCGGTCATGGTACTGGTATTCTGCCTCCTGCTGTGGCGCATTTCCGTGCACAACTACGAGCTCAACAGGACGTCGCTGCTTTTCAAGTACGAGAACCGGGAGGTCATAGAGACGCTGGAGCGGTCCAAGGAACGGGTTGATCACCTGAACGCGCAGCTGATGGCCGAAATCGGGGCGCGGGTCGTAGCCGAGGAGGAACTCCGGGCCCAACAGGAACAGCTCGAACAAGAGGTCGAGGAACGGACCGCGGCTCTGCGGGAGAGCAACGAGCTGTTGCTGAACGAGATCGAGGAGAGAAAGCAGTACGAGGCTGCCCTGCTGGAGACCGGGAAACGCCTGGCGGTGGCCCAGCAGAACGCGGAGGCGGCCAACCGGGCCAAGACCGAGTTCCTGGCCAACATGAGCCACGAGATGCGCACGCCGCTGGCCGGGGCGCTGGGGATGATGAAACTCGTGCTCGATATGGAAATAGGAGCCGAGGAGCGAAACCTGCTCGAGATGGCGAAGCGCTCCGCCGACTCCCTGGTGCGCATCATCTCGGACGTGCTCGACTTCTCACGCCTGGAAGCCGGCAAGATGACCTTCGAGCATAAGCCCTTCGCACTGACTGCGGTTGTGAAGTCGGCGGTGGAAGTCGTTTCCCTGGTGGCCGAGGAAAAGCGGCTGCGTCTTAGCTGGGAGGTGGACCGGATGCTGCCTGAGGTGCTGACCGGTGATGAGGGGAGGGTGCGCCAGGTGCTGGTGAATCTGCTCGGCAATGCGCTGAAATTCACCGAGCAGGGTGAGATAGAGGTGAAGGTGGGCCCGGCTGGCCAAGGAGAGGAGGGGATAATCCTGTTCTCGGTGCGCGATACCGGCATCGGCATCCCCGATGATCAGCTGGAGAGGATCTTCGGCAGGTTCACCCAGGTGGATTCGTCGTTGACCCGGCAACACGGCGGGACCGGGTTGGGGCTTGCCTTGACCCGGCAGATCGTGGAGAAGCTGGGAGGGCGAATCTGGGCTGAGAGCCGCGAAGGTGCAGGGAGCACCTTCTATTTCACCCTTCCTCTTACGGCGGCAGTCGACGGCCCATCGGCCGAGGATGTCGTTCCATCCTGA
- a CDS encoding transglycosylase SLT domain-containing protein — protein MFCRTIAAAAIVLYATLPASAVNLNKPDTSLSAAAQRMQVKDFRGAHDAALTINDPALRSFMTGMAAAKMEQWEETAAQLPAAADGYPLLADYALYYQGLALSKLQRHDQALPPLYKLLKDHADSRLARQALILYADTLAAAGYPKEAQQSYATFVERYPSGNDSISAIFGSALCKVKLGDTAAAAAVLRNIYLVYPASPYGDKAALELQSLAAAGVKTEPYTSAELYKRAGTLSNLGRHLKAAEAYAEIPLSGENEEFARKVKFKKGQSLYRSKRYQQAQSTFGSLPANAEADLWLARTLDKTGKGDEAFQLFLKLAQDPKAGAVAQEAMLEAAYLKRFQRHWSEAVPLFRKYLAMAPSQKNGNVPWEAAWCSYQARDYQEAAAQFRKLADREDLRDKALYWLARTLARTGDEKGAQAALTTLGTEFPLGYYALISNQFQAGDSLPQPPKNMAEALPLPSGFEREKALIALGLFEEAARELSLSKKGKNPAGIARLYLEMGNYNGAYHTMANEKPRRGDKDNGTVLGVTYPLAYRDDVAKNAAAHAVPESLVYAVMRTESNYFPAALSPVGAVGLMQIMPETAEAMSKGGSKRLTSPDLNIKLGTRHLKDLLELYDRNLTLTVAAYNAGSGNVKRWQKAYGDLPQDEFVESIPFRETREYVKKVVSSMQMYQRLYRLPPFKQAEQQKVAPKENQESAQQKVAMRFGER, from the coding sequence ATGTTTTGCCGTACCATTGCAGCAGCAGCGATCGTGTTGTACGCCACCCTTCCCGCCTCAGCCGTCAACCTCAACAAGCCCGACACCTCGCTCAGCGCAGCCGCCCAGCGCATGCAAGTCAAGGATTTCCGCGGGGCCCACGACGCCGCCCTTACCATCAACGATCCGGCGCTGCGCTCCTTCATGACGGGAATGGCCGCGGCCAAGATGGAGCAGTGGGAAGAGACCGCGGCACAGCTCCCGGCTGCGGCCGATGGATACCCGCTGCTGGCCGATTACGCCCTCTACTACCAGGGACTCGCCCTTTCCAAACTGCAGCGCCACGATCAGGCACTCCCTCCCCTGTACAAACTGCTCAAGGACCACGCAGACAGCCGCCTGGCGCGCCAGGCCCTGATCCTCTACGCCGACACCCTCGCGGCGGCCGGTTACCCCAAGGAAGCACAGCAAAGCTACGCCACCTTCGTGGAACGCTACCCCTCCGGCAACGACTCCATCTCGGCCATCTTCGGTTCCGCGCTGTGCAAGGTGAAGCTGGGCGACACCGCGGCAGCCGCGGCCGTGCTGCGCAACATCTACCTGGTCTACCCCGCCTCGCCTTACGGCGACAAGGCAGCGCTGGAGCTGCAGAGTCTCGCCGCGGCAGGGGTCAAGACCGAACCCTACACCAGCGCCGAACTCTACAAGCGCGCCGGCACCCTGTCCAACCTCGGTCGCCACCTGAAAGCGGCCGAGGCCTACGCCGAGATCCCGCTCAGCGGCGAAAACGAGGAGTTCGCCCGCAAGGTGAAGTTCAAGAAGGGGCAGTCCCTGTACCGCTCGAAGCGTTATCAGCAGGCGCAAAGCACCTTCGGCTCGTTGCCCGCCAACGCCGAGGCGGATCTCTGGCTGGCGCGCACCCTCGACAAAACCGGTAAGGGGGACGAAGCCTTCCAGCTCTTCCTTAAGCTGGCCCAGGACCCCAAAGCGGGCGCCGTGGCCCAGGAGGCGATGCTGGAAGCCGCCTACCTGAAACGATTCCAAAGGCACTGGAGTGAAGCGGTACCGCTGTTCAGGAAGTACCTGGCCATGGCACCCAGCCAGAAAAACGGCAACGTGCCGTGGGAAGCGGCCTGGTGCAGCTACCAGGCCCGTGACTACCAGGAGGCCGCCGCCCAGTTCAGGAAGCTCGCCGACCGCGAGGACCTCCGGGACAAGGCGCTTTACTGGCTCGCCCGGACTCTCGCCAGGACCGGCGACGAAAAGGGGGCCCAGGCGGCGTTGACCACCCTCGGCACCGAGTTCCCCCTGGGGTACTACGCCCTGATCAGCAACCAGTTCCAGGCGGGAGATTCGCTGCCGCAGCCCCCGAAGAACATGGCGGAAGCGCTCCCCCTGCCGTCCGGTTTCGAGCGCGAGAAGGCGCTGATCGCCCTGGGGCTCTTCGAAGAGGCCGCCCGCGAACTCTCTCTTTCCAAGAAGGGGAAGAACCCGGCGGGGATCGCGAGACTGTACCTGGAGATGGGCAACTATAACGGCGCCTACCATACCATGGCCAACGAGAAACCCAGGCGCGGCGACAAGGACAACGGCACCGTCCTCGGTGTCACTTATCCCCTGGCTTACCGCGACGACGTCGCCAAGAACGCGGCGGCCCACGCGGTGCCGGAGAGCCTGGTGTACGCGGTGATGCGCACCGAGAGCAACTACTTCCCGGCCGCCCTTTCGCCGGTGGGTGCGGTCGGCCTGATGCAGATCATGCCCGAGACCGCCGAGGCGATGTCCAAGGGCGGCTCCAAACGGCTCACCAGCCCCGACCTGAACATCAAGCTGGGCACGCGCCACCTGAAGGACCTGTTGGAGCTGTACGACCGGAACCTCACCCTGACCGTAGCCGCCTACAACGCGGGTTCAGGCAACGTGAAGCGCTGGCAGAAAGCCTACGGGGATCTTCCCCAGGACGAGTTCGTGGAAAGCATCCCGTTCCGGGAAACCCGCGAGTACGTCAAGAAGGTGGTGAGCAGCATGCAGATGTACCAGAGGCTGTATCGCCTCCCCCCGTTCAAGCAGGCGGAACAGCAGAAGGTGGCACCCAAGGAAAACCAGGAGAGCGCGCAGCAAAAGGTTGCGATGCGTTTCGGGGAACGTTGA
- the rnr gene encoding ribonuclease R, whose translation MRKGKDAILRLLGKGEPVPYRQMLKALNVSRHERGRLDDLLDYLVETGEIAKLPGRIYTVAGAGDTVRGKLSTHRDGYGFVMPEDGGEDLFVPARYLAEYMNGDIVEAQVVSTRRDGKREGRVTALVQRGVTEIVGRFEAVGKGGRVIPDDPKLGRDLFVTPGAAGGASKAKTGQIVLAAITSYPSGARPLEGRIVEVLGEADDPEVEALTVIKKYELPNVFDAKVMAEAEQQPQEVTDEARQGRVDLRERLTVTIDGETARDFDDAVSVAREGDKIRLWVSIADVSHYVVEGSRLDTEAYLRGTSVYFPDRCIPMLPEQLSNGICSLNPQVERLTMTAEMLFDAAGARVEQKFYTSVIKSAARLTYTTVKKILVDQDAEAIEANRHLVADLKVMEDLSLRLNAVRKGRGSIDFDLPEPQIVLDLQGETTAIVRAERNLAHRIIEEFMLAANEAVAHFLETTPVPSLYRIHENPDPVKLQDLSEFVFGFGYILKVMDEKVSPVALQKLLAEVAGKPEERLINEVLLRCMKQARYSAENLGHFGLAASSYTHFTSPIRRYPDLVVHRILKRVLSGKMKGVDKDRLEARLPETALHTSKRERVAMEAEREMVDLKKMQFMRDKIGEEYDGYITGVAPFGLFVELIDLFVEGMVPVATLPQDYYVHLEKSHALVGERSRAMYRIADKIRVKVAAVSEPRKQVEFALVGTLEKRPIEPIADVRNAYQRIPIKGKRPKPRRR comes from the coding sequence ATGCGCAAAGGTAAAGACGCGATTTTGAGGCTGCTCGGCAAAGGGGAGCCGGTACCGTACCGGCAGATGCTGAAGGCCCTCAACGTCTCCCGGCACGAGCGGGGGCGCCTGGACGACCTGCTCGATTACCTGGTGGAGACGGGGGAGATCGCCAAGCTTCCCGGGCGGATCTATACGGTGGCTGGGGCGGGTGACACCGTGCGCGGCAAGCTCTCCACCCACCGGGACGGCTACGGTTTCGTCATGCCCGAGGACGGCGGCGAAGACCTCTTCGTTCCAGCGCGCTACCTCGCTGAATATATGAACGGCGACATCGTCGAGGCGCAGGTGGTGTCGACCAGGCGCGACGGCAAGCGGGAAGGGCGCGTGACGGCCCTCGTGCAGCGCGGCGTCACCGAGATCGTCGGTCGCTTCGAGGCGGTCGGCAAGGGGGGGAGGGTGATACCCGACGACCCCAAGCTCGGGCGCGACCTGTTCGTCACCCCGGGGGCCGCCGGCGGCGCCTCCAAAGCCAAGACCGGACAGATCGTGCTGGCGGCGATCACCTCGTACCCGTCCGGCGCCCGGCCGCTCGAGGGACGCATCGTCGAGGTGCTGGGCGAGGCGGACGACCCCGAGGTGGAAGCACTCACCGTGATCAAGAAGTACGAGCTCCCGAACGTCTTCGACGCCAAGGTCATGGCGGAGGCGGAGCAACAGCCTCAGGAGGTGACCGATGAGGCACGCCAGGGGCGCGTCGACCTGCGCGAGAGGTTGACCGTGACCATCGACGGCGAGACCGCCCGCGACTTCGACGACGCGGTTTCCGTGGCGCGCGAGGGTGACAAGATCCGGCTCTGGGTTTCCATCGCCGACGTCTCGCATTACGTCGTGGAAGGCTCCCGCCTGGACACCGAGGCCTACCTGCGCGGCACCTCGGTCTATTTCCCGGATCGCTGCATCCCGATGCTCCCCGAGCAGCTCTCCAACGGCATCTGTTCGCTGAACCCCCAGGTGGAGCGGCTTACCATGACCGCGGAGATGCTTTTCGACGCGGCCGGTGCCCGGGTGGAGCAGAAGTTCTACACCAGCGTGATCAAGAGCGCGGCGCGACTCACCTACACCACCGTGAAGAAGATCCTGGTGGACCAGGATGCCGAGGCGATCGAGGCGAACCGGCACCTGGTCGCGGACCTCAAGGTGATGGAGGATCTGTCCCTCAGGCTGAATGCGGTGCGCAAGGGAAGGGGGAGCATCGATTTCGATCTTCCCGAACCGCAGATCGTTCTCGACCTGCAGGGGGAGACCACGGCCATCGTGCGCGCCGAGAGGAACCTCGCCCACCGCATCATCGAGGAGTTCATGCTGGCGGCGAACGAGGCGGTGGCCCATTTCCTGGAGACGACCCCCGTGCCGTCGCTGTACCGCATCCACGAGAACCCCGATCCGGTCAAGCTGCAGGACCTCTCCGAATTCGTCTTCGGTTTCGGCTACATCCTCAAGGTGATGGACGAGAAGGTGAGCCCAGTAGCCCTGCAGAAGCTCCTCGCCGAAGTGGCGGGGAAGCCCGAGGAGCGGCTCATCAACGAGGTGCTTCTGCGCTGCATGAAACAGGCCCGCTACAGCGCGGAAAACCTGGGCCACTTCGGCCTGGCCGCCTCGTCCTACACCCACTTCACCTCTCCGATACGGCGCTACCCGGACCTCGTGGTGCACCGTATCCTGAAGCGGGTGCTCTCCGGGAAGATGAAGGGGGTGGACAAGGACCGTCTGGAGGCGCGGCTCCCGGAGACGGCGCTGCACACCAGCAAGCGCGAACGCGTCGCCATGGAGGCCGAGCGCGAGATGGTCGACCTGAAGAAGATGCAGTTCATGCGGGACAAGATCGGGGAGGAGTACGACGGCTACATCACCGGCGTCGCCCCCTTCGGCCTGTTCGTCGAGCTCATCGATCTCTTCGTCGAGGGGATGGTTCCGGTCGCGACACTCCCCCAGGACTACTACGTGCACCTTGAGAAGAGCCACGCCCTGGTGGGGGAGCGAAGCCGCGCCATGTACCGCATCGCCGACAAGATCAGGGTGAAGGTGGCGGCGGTGAGCGAGCCGCGCAAGCAGGTGGAGTTCGCCCTGGTGGGCACCCTGGAAAAGCGGCCCATCGAGCCGATCGCGGACGTGCGCAACGCCTACCAGCGCATCCCCATCAAGGGGAAACGTCCCAAGCCCAGACGCCGCTGA
- the tatC gene encoding twin-arginine translocase subunit TatC: MVQEKVLPFMEHLVELRKRLIVCVFAIIIGMGVAWNFSTDLLKFVEQPLTGKTYLSDIKKSLYEKVKQSYPEAYQRMKLGEEHAVVEKQRMLNYSAPLEPFFVQCKISMLAGLVIVLPVLFHQFWLFVAPGLTRKERRLVVPFVTTASLAFCAGAMFFLIIIWPVIINFSLSYEASGLQSWYNISAYINFCLRLILMFGLIFELPILALLLARFGIVNYRMLATRRKYALLASSIVAAFHADLVTMFVIMIPLYLMYEISIWVALVFGKKKAPKADVEPVEA, from the coding sequence ATGGTTCAAGAAAAGGTACTGCCGTTCATGGAGCACCTGGTAGAACTCCGGAAGCGGCTTATCGTTTGCGTGTTCGCCATCATCATAGGCATGGGGGTCGCCTGGAACTTTTCCACGGACCTCTTGAAGTTCGTGGAGCAGCCGCTCACCGGCAAGACCTACCTGTCCGATATCAAGAAATCCCTCTACGAAAAGGTGAAGCAGAGCTACCCGGAGGCGTACCAGCGCATGAAGCTGGGCGAGGAGCACGCCGTCGTGGAAAAGCAGCGCATGCTGAACTACAGCGCGCCGCTGGAGCCGTTCTTCGTGCAGTGCAAGATCTCCATGCTGGCCGGCCTGGTCATCGTGCTCCCGGTCCTTTTCCACCAGTTCTGGCTCTTCGTGGCGCCGGGGCTGACGCGCAAGGAGCGGCGGCTGGTGGTTCCCTTCGTCACCACGGCCTCGCTCGCCTTCTGCGCGGGGGCGATGTTCTTCCTGATCATCATCTGGCCGGTGATCATCAACTTCTCGCTCTCCTACGAGGCGAGTGGGTTGCAAAGCTGGTACAACATCTCGGCCTACATCAACTTCTGCCTGCGCCTGATCCTGATGTTCGGGCTCATCTTCGAACTCCCGATCCTTGCGCTGCTTTTGGCCCGCTTCGGCATCGTCAACTACCGCATGCTCGCCACGCGCAGAAAGTACGCGCTCCTGGCAAGCTCCATCGTCGCCGCCTTCCACGCTGACCTGGTGACCATGTTCGTCATCATGATCCCGCTCTATCTCATGTACGAGATCAGCATCTGGGTCGCGCTCGTCTTCGGGAAGAAGAAAGCACCCAAGGCGGATGTCGAGCCGGTCGAGGCCTGA
- a CDS encoding bifunctional riboflavin kinase/FAD synthetase, which yields MVIFRSVSEIKGKLRRPVVTIGNFDGVHLGHREIFRRVREIAREIDGVSVVITFVPHPLKVVAAHREVRLITTSQEKDALIEGSGIDYLLEIPFDQAFASIPAAEFVQRVLVDAIGLERLVIGYDYAFGRGREGDVGLLRELGTRFGYSVEELQPISDGATVYSSTAVRRLVSAGDVSAASLLLGRHFSVTGKVVHGHERGRGLGFPTANIETEKDLIPSVGVYAVKVCLGERLLDGACNIGPNPTFGNDRLSIEVFLLDFDGDLYGREITLFFIERLRGEKRFAGLDELKAAIASDVERCREILRLARPVASESGGDWDCMAPAKR from the coding sequence ATGGTCATTTTCAGAAGCGTCTCGGAAATCAAGGGGAAACTGCGCCGCCCGGTGGTCACCATCGGCAACTTCGACGGCGTGCATCTCGGGCACCGCGAGATCTTCCGCAGGGTGAGGGAAATCGCCCGCGAGATCGACGGCGTTTCCGTGGTGATCACCTTCGTGCCGCATCCTCTCAAGGTGGTGGCGGCACACAGGGAGGTGCGGCTGATCACCACCAGTCAGGAGAAGGACGCACTCATCGAGGGCTCCGGCATCGACTACCTGCTGGAGATCCCGTTCGATCAGGCCTTCGCCTCGATACCCGCGGCTGAATTCGTGCAGCGGGTACTGGTCGACGCGATCGGCCTCGAGCGGCTGGTGATCGGTTACGACTACGCCTTCGGTCGGGGCAGGGAAGGGGACGTGGGGCTTTTGAGGGAGCTGGGTACCCGCTTCGGCTACAGCGTCGAGGAGCTGCAGCCCATTTCCGACGGCGCCACGGTCTACAGCTCCACCGCGGTCCGCAGGCTGGTGAGCGCCGGCGACGTTTCCGCCGCCTCGCTGCTGCTGGGACGGCATTTCTCGGTCACCGGGAAGGTGGTGCACGGCCATGAACGCGGACGCGGCCTCGGCTTTCCCACCGCCAACATCGAGACGGAAAAGGACCTGATCCCGTCGGTCGGCGTTTACGCGGTCAAGGTCTGCCTCGGGGAACGGCTCCTGGACGGCGCCTGCAACATCGGCCCGAACCCGACCTTTGGCAACGACCGCCTTTCCATCGAGGTGTTCCTGCTCGATTTCGACGGGGACCTGTATGGCAGAGAAATCACCCTTTTCTTCATCGAACGGCTGCGCGGCGAGAAGCGCTTTGCCGGCCTCGATGAACTCAAAGCGGCCATCGCATCCGATGTGGAGCGCTGCCGCGAGATCCTCCGGCTGGCACGGCCGGTTGCGTCGGAAAGCGGCGGCGACTGGGATTGCATGGCGCCGGCAAAGCGTTGA